The Vicia villosa cultivar HV-30 ecotype Madison, WI linkage group LG1, Vvil1.0, whole genome shotgun sequence genome includes a region encoding these proteins:
- the LOC131650224 gene encoding secreted RxLR effector protein 161-like, with the protein MTREFKMTDLGLMRFFLGLEVRKEETRIFISQEKYAKEILKKYKMESCNPILTPMELGTKLSKVDGGEHVEESKYRSLVISLRYLTCTRPDLSLSVGIVSHFMEEPIYAHWKALKRILQYIQGIVSPGMFYSKIEDYKLNGYSDNDWCSDINDRKSTSGYVFFMGNTAFTWISKKQPIVTLSTCEAEYIAASLMRLSCNMT; encoded by the coding sequence ATGACACGTGAATTCAAGATGACAGATTTAGGTCTGATGAGATTCTTTCTTGGTCTGGAGGTTCGAAAAGAAGAAACAAGAATTTTCATTTCACAGGAGAAATATGCAAAAGAAATCTTGAAAAAATATAAGATGGAAAGCTGTAATCCAATTTTGACGCCAATGGAACTAGGTACAAAGTTGTCAAAAGTTGATGGAGGAGAACATGTCGAAGAAAGCAAATATCGAAGCTTGGTAATAAGTCTTCGATATCTCACATGTACAAGGCCAGATCTTTCGCTTAGTGTTGGAATTGTAAGTCATTTCATGGAGGAACCGATTTATGCACATTGGAAGGCATTAAAAAGAATCCTTCAATACATCCAAGGAATTGTGTCACCTGGAATGTTCTACTCAAAAATAGAAGATTACAAGTTGAATGGTTATTCCGACAACGATTGGTGCAGTGATATAAATGATCGAAAGAGTACGTCAGGATATGTGTTCTTTATGGGAAATACCGCTTTTACATGGATTTCAAAGAAACAGCCGATTGTTACACTCTCGACATGTGAAGCTGAATACATAGCAGCATCTTTGATGCGTTTGTCATGCAATATGACTTAG